gaaagataagacatcgtgaggttgagtgtgactgtatagtaggttttcggtatgattcgtgttgcgattcgagattcttagctcgcgatgtgattttcagacaacggcaatggcagatcctgatttccctgtatcatctgatcgtttggagctttccgtttgaggatcgtcatcttctctcagattttatttgcaccttgttcctccatcagtattaatggtactaccttctgttataacagttgcatctcttcaagctattctacgctattttactacctcttgatatgagactacctatttaagaatctccatatgtttattcttgttttactggacattcggctgtgagtgtatctctttagtttaccccACACCCTGTTGTATAcccccagtttaaaacttgtcctatgaagcaatcGTACCTACGGGGATGGATTCGGGAGTTAtagtaaatggtgagtacttgagatataaataaaggtgagaagaagtttagaaagaagattcaagtgttccggaggatagctgctaccaggttaaaagaagccattagtgactaggcCACCCACGACTAGCTTGTAGAATGGATTATATGAGTTTTGAAAGAGAATTAGAAAAGAGTATGGATCTGGAACTCtcttgaagttagataatggtgttatgatgatgagatatatatattataaccatgtgatgtgacatcagccgacttgttgactattggatagcctgttctattTAACGACTGGGAAGATGATGACTAAGATATTACTggtatggaagctttgatgtgaagctatgagtaagataacatgcaacaacaactgaagttttcgtcgGTTAAGGAAGAAAAATGGAaccaataaaggagagaaggtagattgaagtgaatggaccttgttgtgattgtttctttaatttgataccttgttataggtagaaaggacaaccaactcatatagtaatgacaacCAGATGTACGATTTTCAAAagttttaaacaagttttcgaaaaagattttcccttaccaaatttctaaaagcctttttgaataaaataagttttaaaaattggttgtcaagtcactacttgagtttcttgtttgttataagactAGAGTGATAGTCCATatagctcctgggaggactactcccAGGCTTtcaactccatacagctcctgggaggattacccctaagctcctaactccatacagctcctgggaggactactcctaagctcctaactccatacaactcctgggaggcctactcctaagctcctaactccatacagctcctgggatgCCTACTCCTAGGCTCATAACTCCACGCAGCTCCTGGAAGGAGTAGTCCCGCACACTACCACTCCTGACCAGCTCAGTCCCGCAAGCGGAACCTTGATAAACCCCGacacgtgagacgttggcccaagcacgtgacgggaacaactgtcacacatcaatcgtgggaataatcagggcacgtgtcagaggatcctcagaacattcctcgaccagtcccgcgctgacacgtgtaaaacatccactccagccaggtgccccccgctcccagaaccaatggctacgattcaaaggtaccaaccccaaaaccctacccttgagCTATAAATAacccaagaaggtgaggttttggggttaatcattctttcacactcatatacacacacagccaccctgcattcatattcatcttcatcttcccaaaaagctagttcttactctcatGCCGGAGGCaccgcgggactccaaccccccttccggtgttgttttgtaggaacccaaccacagctacacctctacagcggcgaaggatccatgacggcgtcgaaggagcagccccgccaccaggagttatcatttggcgctagaaggaggggctccatccttgggtctcggtgcccctggattcaccttcatcaacaaACTCTTCAAAGAGTCCATTTATTCAAACTTGTAAGAACTCAAGCAACCAACCTTTTCCGTAAGCATGAATGTTGTTTATATCGGCCACGTTTGTATGTGCTCGTtactttaggccacgtttgtgtgagcccgttTTGTTGATTTAAGCCACGTTCGTGTGAGCTATCGTTAGTTTTAGTCGTTATTGTTCTAGTTTGAATATAGCATTTGTGTTGTACTTCATCGTTGAACAGTCCCATAAAATCGTTTGAGCTGCTCCCAGGAAGCTATTTGTTAGTATTTGTTGTTATTCTGGGTAGTCTCTGCAAATCTCATAAAGCAACCTTAGACCGATATTCTCTGTGCCATATTGTTGTTATTTGTTGTTGGTATTATTGAgaaatggcaagaccaggaaagAATACCTCTGGAAGGCCATCTGCTAGTGCTCAGGTCCAGGAGTCGGACCACTCCCAGGCTCTTGACCCAGGAGCCGAGAGAGAAAcattccaggagcaaccactacacactcccgtaatggagagaattgtaaacacaagggatgccaggaccctcatagagctcaatcagtacaagtacaccaatgtccCGGTAGCCGAAGAGCACATGTCTAACCTCACAAGTGATGAACTAGCAGAAGCAATCAGACTATACAGACAGGAGCAGACCCGCCTCCAAGAAGAGGCGGAACTAGAGGAGGAGCCGgaggagtccggggactcccagCAATCAAAGAGGTCTGTGTTCGACCGCATTGGAGCCAAAGGGAAGAAAAGCAAAAAAGATCAAGGCAAGAAAGAAACAGAAGCTGCTAAACAGAGAAAGTTGGAAGAGGTCCGggagcaaatcaggaaagaagaGGAAGCAAAACTCGAGCTAAAGATCCAGAAGAGAATGCAATTAGAAGAAGAGAAGTTGTTGGCCAAGTCTAGGAGCAAGAGAACCCGGAGAGACCCTATTCCAgagctgatttctgatgatgaagaagaagagaagcagAAGGACCTAAAAGATATGATCTATGAATTGCAGAGGAAGATGGACAGAGACTCAGGAGTGGAGATTGGAGAAACACTCACTCCTTTCAGCCACTCCTTAGAAGCTATACCCCGGCAGCGGGACTTGAAgcattacaactttgactcctttgatggtctaggagacccggaggagcaccttaactactttgaacagatagcgcagatatactactacaatgacttgacgaaatcaaggttcttcgcttcaacacttaagggaggggcccagagatggttcagcagaatcccctCCCGAAGCATCCACTCCTGGAAGGAATTTCGAACATCTTTCCTTAGGAGATTTCGGGCGAACAAAACGCACGAAATGCATATGTGTCACCTGGAGACGATCCGGCAGCACGACAATGAGTCCCTTTCTGCATACATGCGccggttccaggaagcaatcaataaagtttcAAATCTGGATGAGAGGGAAGCTTTAAGCATTTTTAGAAGAAACCTGGACCCAGAGCACAACGAAAGGTATATTGTGGAGCTAATCAATAAGGAGCCGCAAAGTCTGGCAGCAGCTTATTCCATGGCTGCCAGATTCATTAAGGAAACAGATGTGCTCCAGGCAATGAGAATGACCCGAAATGGGAGGTCCAGGAGTAAAAACgctgatgaccgaccgaaagggggttaccatcaggacaagAAATTCAAGCAAAGCAACCAAAGCCAAGAAATACAAGCAAACCCGGTTTTCCAAAGACTTGGTCCTAAGCAGGAGTCGAACAACGACCCAGGAGCCGTGAAGCGAGCTCGGGAACCGAAGCAGGAGCcggactggactcctctcaacacgacccgggaggaaatcttgaaagaagtcaaagaaaaacctttctattatcctccgaagccaatgcaaactcctccggagAGCAGGCCCTACAATAGGCAATGTGATTATCACGAGACCCATGGCCACAAAACCGAGAATtgcttatcactcaagtacttcattgaggACCAAGTGAAGAAGGGGAATATGAACAAGTACTTAATTCGGGACAACAGCAGAGGGGAAGCGCAGAAGAAAGGAAAGAATGTAGTCAATGTGGTCCTAGGCGGATCCTACTCCCCACCCCGGAGCCCGGACTTCGGCGAAGAAGTGCTTTCAATCCAATCACTCCCAGAcctggtgatatccttcagcagcaaggactacGAAGGAGTCAACCCTCATCATAATGCAGCTTTGGTTGTCACTCTAGACATCTTcgataatgaagtaagaagaatgctcaTAGACAACGGCTCCTCGGTAAATATCctcttcaagcacacagtggaTAGAATGCAGTTAGGAAGCGTCCGCTTAAATGAGTGTCGAGAAGACCCACTCTATGGCTTCGGCTACAACTtagtcccgatccaaggaactttgTATCTGCCAGTCATCTTTGGATCTACTCCTAACCAAGTGACTCATGTCATCAAATTTTATGTGATCAACGCTCCTTCCTCATACAACGGAATCATTGGCAGATCAGCTCTAACCATGATGCAAGTAATAACTTCGATCTCCCATCTTAAGATTAAGTTCCCAACCCCGACGGGAGTCGGGGAGATTAAAGGAGATTACGGAGTTGCTGAAACATGCTACAACCAGGGGTTAATTATGGCAGAAACCCATCAAGATAATAAGAGGAAGGCTACGGTACTTCACAAGCAACAAAGTATTAAGAAGCACCGACCCCGGACAAGGGAAGAAGCAAACAAAACAAGTCCAGAAGAACTGgaaagcaaccaagtcatggtagtgGACAAGAAAAATCGAGTCCTAGACCAAACTTGTCCTACCATGCAAGCAACCGAAGGACCTGAACAAGCAAACAACTATCTAAAGAAGAACTCTGAAGCCCGGATTCATCAAATGATTTCAAACAAAGAACAAGCAAAAATTGAAGCAGCAGTTGAAACAGAAGAAGTCCAGGTAGATGAAAGCAATTCTAGCAAAAAAGTGAAAGTTGGGTCAGGACTCGAGGAGTCCTTCAAGGAGAGACTAGTATCCCTGCTCCGGGAGTACAGAGACAtttttgcctggagtccaagagacatgcagggactacatgagtccatagcaatgcacagcttGGATGTAAACCCCAACAGAAAACCAGTAAAATAGTAGAGAAGAAACTTTGCTCCGGAGAGGCAGAGAGCCATTGACGAAGAAGTAGAAAAGCTACCCAaagcaggaatcatcaaagaaatcaaatatccggagtggctagctaatgtggtcatggttaagaagtccaacggcaaatggagaatgtgtgtggactacacggacctaaatgatgcatgcccgaaggacccgTATCCTCTTCCAAACATTGATCAACTGATTGATGCCACATCAGGACATgtaatgctaagtttcatggatgccttctccggatacaaccagataaagatgaacccgaaggacatccctaagacagcattcataactcacagagcagtctaCGCTTATGTGATGCTACCCTTCGGGCTTACCAGTGCaggatccacttaccaaagagccatgaacaagatattcaagtcccagatTGGGAGAAACTTGGAAtgctatgtcgatgacatgatttcTAAATCAACAACTATACTAGGGCACGTGGAAGATCTGAAGGAGTGCTTCGAAAATCTAAGGAAGAACAAACTCAAGCTAAACCCGGAGAAATGCACCTTCGGAGTAGGAGCAGGCAAGttcctaggattcatgatcagcaacagAGGTATAGAAGTCAATCCGtagaaaataaaagcaatccaggagatgaaagctcccaggacccaaaaagatgtgcagaagctagcaggatcactagcagcactcaggagatttgtctcaaaactagcagagaggtgcttacctttctttgatttactcaaaggagcaaccaacaagaaagAGGTAAACTGGAGCCCAGAGTGCCAGAAAGCATTCGAGGAAATCAAATCCTACCTCTctcagccaccagtcctaactaaagctAAGCCAGAGgagcctctctacttatacttgtcagcaggagcacaagccgtaggagctgccctaatcagggaagagaatggaaCACAGCAACCAGTCTACTATGTAAGCCAGGTCTTAAAAGATACAGAAATAAGATACCCAAGATTGGAAAAGTTTGCCTTTGCTTTGGTTACAACATCAAGGAaactcagacactacttccaAGGGAGGGAAATCAGAGTAGTGACAAATCAACCACTAAGGAAAATACTCCACAAGCTAGATATCTCGGGAAGACTTGTTAATTGGGTTGTGGAATTGAGCCAGTTCAACCTAAGCTTCATTCCCAAGACTGCAATCAAAGCTCAAGCTcttgcagatttcataatcgaatgcaacttcccGGAAGAAGACCAAGAGCCAATGGACACGGATCAGGAGCCAAAAAAGGAAATTAGTCTGGGAGCCTGGACCTTAAAggtagatggttcttcaacaaccGAGAGGTCAGGAGCCAGACTCATACTCAGGAGTCCAGAAGGATTCAAGATTCAGACAGCTATATCCTTCAGCTTCCCAGCAACAAACAatcaagcagaatatgaggcgttgatcgcaggactaaagctctcccggactctaagggtccaggacttaaaaatctacagcgactcccagatagtggtcaagcaaacaaatggAGAATACATAGCAAAGGACCCTACTCTGGCGAAATACCAAGCACTGGTTCAGAGCTACTTAGCCTCAATCCCAAGCCACCAAGTCCTTCAAATATGccgagaagaaaatgaagaagctgATATCCTATCCAAATTAGTCCGGAATTCATCAGATCTGGACTGCTCAGTCTACTTCGAAGAACTCCATAAACCATCCATTGAATCCGGAGAGGTCTTGGAAATAGAAAGCACCCAAAATTGGATGACTCCCTTCATAAACTACTTAGACAAAGGGGAGCTCCCAGAAGATAAAGGGAAAGCTCAAAGAttgaaagcaaaagcagccaagttcttcctcgaagaaGGAGTACTCTACCGTAGGACATTCTCATCTCCTATCCTGAAGTGCATTggcccagaagaagcaaagtactgcTTGACAGAAGTGCATGAAGGAATATGCGGAGATCACATATCTGCCAaagccctagctcataagatcataagacaaggctactactggccaacaatTCATCAGGATGCAATAGAATTCGTCAAGAAGTGCAAGGAGTGCCAGCTCTTCAGCAATGTGTCCCGGATAAGCCTAGTCCTACCATCCTCAGTCCTGTCACCTATCCCCTTCGCTGTTTGGGGTATTGATATCATTGGACCCTTCCCTCGAGCAAAAGAAGACCTCAGGTACCTACTAGTCACTATTGATTACATGACAAAATGGGTTGAAGCAAAAACAATGAGGACAATCAATCAGCAagactgcataaagtttatggacaacattctgatgaggttcgggataccacgagtcctagtatcagacaATGGGCCCCAATTCATTGGATCAGAGTTCGAGTCCTACCTCCAAGAGCAcgggatcaagcacaaaaaatcatcagtggcatatccccaaggaaatggccaagtagaagtaaccaacagaatcctactccgaggtatcgagaaaagactcaaagaaagcaaaagcaaGTGGCCAGAAGAACTACAAAGCGTACTTTGGTCCTACAGGACAACCCCAAggacaagcacaggagaaactTCATTCAAACTAGCTTATGGAACAGAAGCAATGCTGCCCATTGAAGTGAACTCTCCTTCCCACAGAGCAATACACTTCGAAGAAGAAGCAAATGAAGAAGGACTCAAAATGAACATGGAACTAATTGATGAGGTCCGGGACCAAGCTGTGGAAAGAATGGAGAAATACAAGGAAAAAACAAGAGAGCATTTCAGTAAGAAGTcaagagtcaaaaacttccaagttggcGACTTAGTCCTTCGAGACACTGAAGCATCAGATCCCACAAACACTGGAAAGTTAATGCCCAAATGGTaaggaccatacaagatcaaagaagtcctcaggccaggaacctacaagctcctaaacatggatggctcagaagtcccaaacacttggcatggactaaggctaaggaaattctaccagtaatgaagcaaacaaagcaaccaaaaaaaaacttgtagccaatatggcaagcaaccaaaATATTTCTCCTTCTATATTGTATGAATGATCAATGAAAAGCTTTCTCTTTAAACTTgcatatttttcaaaaacaaccactagtccgggcaagccattagtcaggactagagcaaccaccTTTTACTTAGAATTgattttctaactaaaagcatccactagtccggacgagccattagtcaggactagagcaaccaaattttacttagaattaattttctaactaaaagcaaccactagtccggacgagccattagtcaggactagagcaaccaaattttacttagaattaattttctaactaaaagcagccactagtccggacaacctATCAGTCAGGACAAGAGCAACtaacttttacttagaattaattttctatcTTAAAGCAACCACAAGTCCGGACAtgctattagtcaggactagagcaaccaacttttacttagaattaattttctatcttaaagcaaccactagtccggacatgCTATTAGTAAGGACTAGAGCAATCAACTTTTACTTAGAAccaattttctaactaaaagcagccactagtccggacaagatgATTAGTCAGGACTAACCAGTAAAATTATActtggaaaaatattctaaggcaaaaacAAACTACAGAAACAGACTAAAATAACAGCAAAGAAAGCATTCATTACAAATTCACCGGCCTCAAACGAGCCCGGAACAAAGTACAAAAAatattacaagaaccaaatattatcaagtcttaaatcagtAGCAATTTTACAAATCAAATATAGATCAGGACTCCGGAGCATTAGGAGGCAGGAAACTGGGGCAAGGGCTGTCGAACGGCTCCGGTTCACCTAGTCCAAGCTCAATATCTTCCTTGGCTTTGATAAACTCAGAGACGAAACTATCCCAATCAGCCTCCGGATTCGTCTTGATATGCCTTTCAGCAATCAGCCAGCAGCGAGCTATCTCCGGAGCACCAGCATTGGCAAGGGCTCTATCGTACTCCTCGGACCTTTTAAACTCAGCAACAACTTCAGACTCCGGACGCACAGCGGACATCTGCTTCCGGAGCTCAGCTAACTCTGACTTTAATTCGAAAGCCTCCTTTTCAGCATTTTTCGCCCGGATTGTTACCTCATTCAGGTGCTTATTCAGTCCGGAGAGGGAATTGTCTTTCACAATTATCTGGTCCCGGAGCTGACTAATCTCCAAGTCCTTATCAGCAATGGTACTCCGGGAGATTTTAAGTTCATTGTAGGCCAGAGAAGCTGATCCGGCCATATACCCGCCAAGCTGCAAAAAATGGaaaaactcagaaaaatattctaaggcaaatCAAGGCAAGAAACAAGAACAGAAAGAAAATACCTGACCCCAGAGCCGGGAACACTCCTTCATTGTGGCATCGAATCCGGACTCATTCATCTTACTCCACTGAGGTTGAGTCGGAATCCCAGCCATGAAGCGAGCCACCTTCTCCTCCAGCCCCGGACCATCTTCATCCGGactatccacatcaactgctttCCCTTTGCCAGCCCCGGACCCAGAGCCAGCTTCATAGTTTTCAGCCCTAGGAGGTTTTGACCCAAGAGTCCGGAGCCTCTTCCTCCTCCGCCCAGAATCAGCACCCGGAACCTCCCCAATAGGACCTAGATCCTCAAGATTGTCAAACTCATTACCCATATCCAACTCAACATTATGTTCCGGAGTGGATTGGTTCACATGAACTTCAGGCTCCGGATTGGGGACGGCATTGCTCTGTGATCCCTCCTCGGCCGAGGCGTTCGATCCGGAGCCACCAGCAGCATTCTTCTTTGGCAACTTGAAAGCCTTGCCCAGACCTTTCAGAGCATCACTGTAAGCGGAGGACGACATGTCCGGATTATAATGTGGTAAACCTGCAGGAAACAAacaaaaaacacaagtcaaaaacaagaagcAAAAACAAAGGGGAGCAAATAAGAAACATTTAAAAGGTCCGGACAAGAAAGAAAACTACTTACAGCCCAGCCTATGCAGAGTTCTATGATTCATAAAGGTGTCTCGGGTCATCTGGAAACCCAGacattcaaaaatgcaaaaattaACCGGAGAGCGTCACCCCGGAGCACATCCCTGCGGAAGCGAGTCCGGACTCCTTCCGAAGCTATATGGGGTAGATAGTGCAAGTCCAAACCCCGGAGCATGATCAACTCCCCATTCCAAAACTTCAGCGAAGATTGCTGAATAACGGGCCTATAAGAGCCACCGTATCCCACTCCGGAGCCCGGAACCGAAGCTCGTATAACGGGAAATGGCTAGACCGGACTAAATGAAAGATGTGATGCCACAGCTTGAACGTGGGCTGAACTTTAAATTGATTGCAAGTGGCAATGAACCAAGTCATCCACTTTATTCTATTAGGCGTTATCTGCATTGGAGAGATCTTGTACACATATTTGCACAAATGTTTTAGAAACAAATGCCAGTGCGGATTCCATCCAGACCGGAGATGCTCCAACCACACGGGAACGAAGCCATCAGCCGGCCTATGATGAGCCCTCTCGTCCGGAGTCGGCCACCTCCACTCAATCCGCCGATCCAACTGAAAAGCAGCCCGGACCGCCGAATCCTGGGCTTCATTATCTAGCCCAGAATACTCATCCTTCAACTCATAGTGCTCCTTAGCCACTATGCTGTTCGCAAACTTCCTATCAAAAGCTTCCCTATCATAGGGCCCCGGGCCAGCATTCTCCTGCCTAGCATATCCGGACCTAATGCTCCTAAAATAAAAACTGTTTTCTATCTCCTCGCTCTTAGTAACAATATAACCAAGATTCTCCACCCACAAACCCTCCGGACTACAGGGTACCTTTCTTGAAGATATTTTAGCAATTGTAAGCTTCGTTATTGCCTCAGAATCCGAAGTGGAAGCCCTCTTCCCCATCTCAACCCGTTCAGAATCAGCAGAAAACTCAGAATCCGAACTAGATGGCCCCGGATAACAAGTTATGAAGGCCTTGGCAAgagctttagtccggaccataaacctaaaacaaattacaaaggttagtctaaaactcctacagtttatttatcttTGAAGCTACATGGTCCGGACTACCCTATGATTCAATTTTATTACAAGTCAAAATCAGACAGTCCGGAGACCCAACCAAAATATAAAACTAAACGTCCTCTCCAGACTGGAAACCCCCGAACCCAAACAAACAACCCTAACCTGTTACTACGAACTTAGATATCAAAACAACTCAAAAATAACAACCAATTACAAACTCAAAACCTAGCTTCTTAGTCCGGACTAAGTACCCAACTCCGGACCCTAACAGAAAACCTTAATTCCAGAAATACTATCATTACAGGATCAAACACCAAAATATAGacaaaaacatatatatacacacatatatacagATATACAAGACAATCAAAACAAGAACTAAACACAACATCATACAAAAACTATAGCAGAAATACAAAACCCAATCGAACAGCAAACtaaaataaagaaaagaagaGGAAGAAACTTACAAATGAAGAGATTACGGAGAAATTGGGGAAGACCGGAAAACGGCGGCGCACCAGCAAGAAATCCCGACGGAAAAAATtcagagaaaagagagaaaattgAGAAGAGAAGATGAAGAAAAGTAAAAACTAAAGAAAGAGGGCAGCCCCTCCTTTTATAGAGGCAGTGAAAAATCCAACATCCACGC
The sequence above is drawn from the Apium graveolens cultivar Ventura chromosome 2, ASM990537v1, whole genome shotgun sequence genome and encodes:
- the LOC141706066 gene encoding uncharacterized protein LOC141706066, which gives rise to MSSSAYSDALKGLGKAFKLPKKNAAGGSGSNASAEEGSQSNAVPNPEPEVHVNQSTPEHNVELDMGNEFDNLEDLGPIGEVPGADSGRRRKRLRTLGSKPPRAENYEAGSGSGAGKGKAVDVDSPDEDGPGLEEKVARFMAGIPTQPQWSKMNESGFDATMKECSRLWGQLGGYMAGSASLAYNELKISRSTIADKDLEISQLRDQIIVKDNSLSGLNKHLNEVTIRAKNAEKEAFELKSELAELRKQMSAVRPESEVVAEFKRSEEYDRALANAGAPEIARCWLIAERHIKTNPEADWDSFVSEFIKAKEDIELGLGEPEPFDSPCPSFLPPNAPES